From a region of the Luteibaculum oceani genome:
- a CDS encoding GIY-YIG nuclease family protein — protein sequence MHYLYIIYSPCKDLYYVGESSHPWNRLSQHNETIRTKYTNRAHDWELKAVFKITNKSEARKIENFIKRQKSRPLILRLCDPDFIPEGRLAQLVRVPQLRD from the coding sequence ATGCACTATCTCTACATTATATACTCGCCTTGTAAAGACTTGTATTATGTTGGAGAAAGTAGTCACCCATGGAATAGGTTATCGCAACACAACGAGACCATTCGAACTAAGTACACTAATAGAGCCCATGATTGGGAGCTTAAAGCTGTATTTAAGATTACCAACAAATCTGAGGCTCGAAAGATTGAAAACTTCATAAAACGGCAAAAAAGTAGACCTTTAATTCTCCGTCTTTGTGATCCTGATTTTATTCCCGAGGGGCGATTAGCTCAGTTGGTTAGAGTCCCGCAGCTGCGGGATTAA
- a CDS encoding sulfatase: protein MHLPATLFLSLILFSCQNIEVKETQKPNIIFISVDDLRPDLGAYGNPHIKTPNIDAFAEEALLLENAYCQAAVCAPSRASLMQGIRPDSTKVWHLGDEFRKINPNAVTMPQYFHNYGYYTVNIGKIFHNYMPDSVSWDEPDLKPAPFNGPDSHLRDAETYYHTEDAQKIQLERRKEILARWPEGRKVYADGWYSGPAYEVVDLPDSMLYDGLQTKLALQTLKRLKEKEQPIFLGLGYFRPHLPFVAPKKYWDMYPAGSLPPAVNPFLPKNAPPMAANASYELRNYAGFRNLPRPEGAPLAADSADILKRGYYACVSYVDACIGELVAGLKELGIYDNSIIVIWGDHGWKLGEHNGWGKQTNFNIDTKVPLLIKYPGQKQGLKSPALVELVDMFPTLCDLADVPKAGYFQGISMQPLFENPNREWKSAVFSQFRRRPRISYDGKEYMGYAMQTERYRYIEWYTWDNENKIRGELKARELYDHFQDPDENINRAEEDENKALVESLSKKLAQGWRAAVPTP from the coding sequence ATGCATTTACCAGCCACTCTATTTCTTTCCTTGATCCTGTTCTCTTGCCAAAATATCGAGGTAAAGGAAACCCAGAAACCTAACATCATATTTATCTCCGTGGATGATCTTCGCCCCGACCTTGGAGCCTACGGAAATCCACACATAAAAACACCTAACATAGATGCTTTTGCCGAGGAGGCACTGCTTTTAGAAAATGCTTATTGCCAGGCCGCAGTTTGCGCGCCTTCTAGGGCTAGTCTTATGCAAGGTATCCGACCCGATTCTACCAAAGTTTGGCACTTAGGTGATGAATTCAGAAAAATAAACCCCAATGCGGTGACCATGCCGCAATATTTTCATAATTACGGCTACTACACGGTTAACATTGGGAAGATTTTTCACAACTATATGCCCGATTCGGTATCCTGGGATGAGCCAGATTTAAAACCAGCACCATTTAACGGTCCAGATTCTCATTTGCGCGATGCTGAAACCTATTATCATACGGAGGACGCGCAAAAAATACAGCTTGAAAGAAGGAAAGAAATCCTTGCCCGATGGCCAGAGGGGAGAAAAGTGTACGCCGATGGTTGGTATAGCGGTCCTGCCTATGAAGTTGTGGATTTACCGGATTCCATGTTGTACGATGGACTGCAAACCAAATTGGCGCTGCAAACTTTAAAGCGCCTTAAAGAAAAGGAACAACCCATATTTTTAGGATTGGGTTATTTCCGGCCTCATTTACCTTTTGTAGCCCCAAAAAAGTATTGGGACATGTACCCTGCGGGTAGTTTACCGCCTGCGGTTAATCCCTTTCTTCCAAAAAATGCCCCGCCCATGGCGGCTAATGCGAGCTACGAGTTAAGAAACTATGCTGGGTTTAGAAATTTACCTCGTCCCGAGGGGGCTCCCCTTGCTGCTGATTCTGCCGATATTTTAAAACGAGGCTATTACGCCTGTGTTAGCTATGTGGATGCCTGTATTGGAGAGTTGGTTGCCGGATTAAAGGAATTGGGGATTTACGACAATAGTATTATCGTTATATGGGGTGATCACGGCTGGAAATTAGGAGAGCACAACGGCTGGGGGAAACAAACCAATTTTAATATCGATACCAAAGTACCCCTGCTGATTAAATATCCTGGTCAGAAGCAAGGTTTGAAGTCACCAGCACTAGTGGAGTTAGTAGACATGTTTCCAACCCTTTGCGATTTGGCGGATGTACCCAAAGCTGGTTATTTTCAGGGAATCAGTATGCAACCGCTTTTCGAGAATCCCAATCGGGAATGGAAATCAGCCGTTTTTTCTCAGTTTAGACGTAGACCTAGAATATCCTATGATGGTAAGGAGTACATGGGTTATGCTATGCAAACCGAGCGTTACCGTTACATAGAGTGGTACACTTGGGATAATGAAAACAAAATAAGAGGCGAGTTAAAGGCTAGGGAATTATACGATCATTTTCAGGATCCAGACGAAAACATAAACCGGGCAGAGGAAGATGAGAATAAGGCCTTGGTAGAAAGTCTTTCTAAAAAGTTAGCACAAGGATGGCGAGCGGCGGTACCTACACCATAA
- a CDS encoding SUMF1/EgtB/PvdO family nonheme iron enzyme: MLLIFCGIDGCGKNENYKIKFAANIAGDSREVSVAEFRLFIEETGYKTTADSFGWSGYFDTTKGAWGIARGANWRRIDGVNMNPQNWPVTQVSYYDACAYCAWKNGRLPTASEWDAMASKLKGTGNIWQGTFPIKNKEVDGYSALAPVGSFLSNKEGFYDLAGNVWEWTSSIAPQPQIKLEEVDGAHRIIKGGSYLCIENGCEGYKPEAFQHTAANSGTNHLGFRCVYDL; this comes from the coding sequence ATGCTCCTGATTTTTTGCGGAATTGATGGGTGCGGAAAAAATGAAAATTATAAGATAAAATTTGCGGCTAACATAGCCGGAGATTCTAGAGAGGTTAGTGTTGCTGAGTTTAGATTATTTATAGAGGAAACAGGTTATAAAACTACAGCAGATAGCTTTGGTTGGTCGGGTTATTTTGATACCACCAAAGGAGCATGGGGAATTGCTAGGGGCGCAAATTGGCGGCGTATCGATGGGGTAAATATGAATCCCCAGAATTGGCCGGTAACCCAGGTGAGTTACTACGATGCCTGTGCATATTGTGCCTGGAAAAATGGTCGCTTACCAACCGCGTCTGAATGGGATGCTATGGCGAGCAAACTCAAGGGAACTGGAAATATTTGGCAGGGAACCTTTCCCATAAAAAATAAAGAGGTGGATGGTTATTCGGCATTGGCTCCCGTTGGAAGTTTTTTATCTAACAAGGAGGGGTTTTATGATTTAGCTGGAAATGTTTGGGAATGGACCAGCAGCATCGCACCTCAACCCCAAATAAAATTGGAAGAAGTTGATGGGGCCCATAGGATCATTAAAGGAGGGAGTTATTTGTGTATAGAAAACGGGTGCGAAGGGTATAAACCAGAGGCCTTTCAGCATACAGCCGCCAATAGTGGCACCAACCACTTAGGGTTTCGCTGTGTTTACGATTTGTAG
- a CDS encoding M4 family metallopeptidase yields the protein MKLRLLVSTGLTFCFALFSGGLFAQNFTQNLKFKDHSVWFKYPQASDVSNEDVLEKIIKEFELGNSTFELIRQDADQLGFTHFRYQQIINGIPVWGAQIILHYQGGLIKSFNGKAYPASLASTASINTYDQVLQNISSNYPNSATIQFESTQWVANQDEFGTEELVLTYAYKVSNIQPLVQDRLYADASNGSIVASENLIHTGDEKGMANTYYHGQQEITGYLKDGVYILRDSARNIETYNYNGGLNDSISKFFTDNDNQWVEQATFLKTIAIKAVSIKPAWWKDDATDFASFYVVALDADSNIVYGENLSLNSATGNYEAEVNHPMGKGIIGFELWEEDITEEDDFGGFITADATLGVTAFTQENFEGSFRNITLNDPALDVHWGATKTYDYYKDVHNRLSYDNEGATIKSRVHFSNSYNNAFWDGRQMTFGTGDSSNLSYLTSIDVAAHEFTHGVIDFTSDLIYRGESGALNESFADIFGAAIELKNTVDGDWNIGEKISISRPYLRSMNDPHSADHPDTYGFNDPNWVDPGNLNFDNGGVHINSGVQNYWFYLITEGDSGMNANDYAYNITGFGLDKTEQIAYRNLAYYLVPSSNFDDAKEGSVFAAEDLYGVGSVEAKTVEDAWCAVGVGDCEAAVDFCNGKSILTKTWGSFADGSGTLNYENNANCSWLIRPSSGDYTALIIKYLDLEDGVDFLRVYDGASSSSALIAEITGSEIPDEIYSTGRSMFVEFTSSDNGTASGFAAHYQSRTGTSIKENNPNLDFLLYPNPTGGSITISIPASAGKMDVRITSINGKTVKQFNDIDSDLNVNNLETGVYFVTVSTQGATSTKKLIVK from the coding sequence ATGAAACTAAGATTACTAGTAAGTACAGGGTTAACTTTTTGTTTTGCCCTATTTTCTGGTGGCCTTTTTGCTCAAAATTTTACCCAAAATTTAAAGTTCAAAGACCATTCTGTGTGGTTTAAGTACCCCCAAGCTTCGGATGTAAGCAACGAAGATGTTTTAGAAAAAATCATCAAAGAATTCGAGTTAGGGAATAGCACTTTCGAGTTAATTAGGCAGGACGCCGACCAGCTTGGATTTACCCATTTTCGCTATCAACAAATCATAAATGGTATACCGGTATGGGGAGCTCAAATCATTCTGCATTACCAGGGTGGACTTATAAAAAGCTTTAATGGTAAAGCATACCCTGCAAGTCTTGCTAGTACGGCATCCATAAATACCTACGACCAGGTTTTACAAAATATCAGCTCCAACTACCCTAACTCTGCAACTATCCAATTTGAAAGTACGCAATGGGTAGCAAACCAAGACGAATTCGGAACCGAAGAATTGGTGTTGACATATGCATATAAAGTGAGCAATATCCAGCCGCTTGTTCAAGATCGCTTATACGCTGACGCGAGTAATGGTTCCATTGTAGCCTCGGAAAATCTAATCCATACTGGGGACGAAAAAGGAATGGCAAACACCTATTATCACGGTCAGCAAGAAATTACAGGTTACCTTAAAGATGGTGTTTACATTCTTAGAGATAGCGCTAGAAACATAGAAACCTACAACTACAACGGTGGATTAAACGATAGTATTTCGAAATTCTTTACCGATAATGACAACCAATGGGTAGAACAAGCTACATTCTTAAAAACTATTGCAATTAAAGCGGTAAGCATTAAACCAGCTTGGTGGAAAGATGACGCCACCGATTTTGCAAGCTTCTATGTTGTTGCACTTGACGCTGATTCTAACATCGTTTACGGAGAAAACTTAAGCCTTAACTCGGCAACCGGAAACTACGAGGCCGAAGTTAACCACCCTATGGGTAAAGGAATTATTGGTTTCGAACTTTGGGAAGAAGACATAACGGAAGAAGATGATTTTGGTGGATTTATAACTGCCGATGCAACTCTTGGAGTAACCGCTTTTACTCAAGAAAATTTCGAAGGAAGCTTCAGAAACATAACCTTAAACGATCCTGCTCTTGACGTACACTGGGGAGCAACCAAAACCTACGATTATTATAAGGATGTCCACAATAGACTTTCCTATGACAACGAAGGTGCAACGATAAAGTCTAGAGTTCATTTTTCTAACTCTTACAACAACGCCTTTTGGGATGGACGACAAATGACTTTTGGAACAGGGGATTCCTCTAACCTTAGTTATTTAACAAGTATTGATGTGGCTGCCCACGAGTTTACACATGGAGTAATCGACTTTACCTCCGATTTGATTTATCGTGGAGAAAGTGGTGCATTAAATGAGTCTTTTGCCGACATTTTTGGGGCAGCAATAGAATTAAAAAACACTGTGGATGGAGACTGGAACATTGGAGAGAAAATTTCCATTTCTAGACCATACCTACGTTCTATGAACGACCCCCATTCTGCGGACCACCCAGATACTTATGGATTTAACGACCCAAATTGGGTGGATCCAGGAAATTTAAATTTTGATAACGGAGGAGTACACATCAACTCTGGTGTACAGAATTACTGGTTTTACCTTATTACGGAGGGAGACTCTGGTATGAATGCTAACGATTACGCCTATAACATCACTGGTTTTGGATTGGATAAAACCGAACAAATTGCATACAGAAACCTAGCCTACTATTTGGTGCCAAGCTCTAATTTCGACGACGCTAAAGAAGGTTCTGTTTTCGCCGCTGAGGATTTATATGGAGTTGGATCTGTAGAAGCCAAAACTGTTGAGGACGCATGGTGTGCTGTGGGAGTTGGAGACTGTGAAGCTGCAGTAGATTTCTGTAATGGAAAGTCCATCCTTACGAAAACCTGGGGAAGTTTTGCTGATGGTAGCGGAACTTTAAACTACGAAAACAACGCAAATTGTAGCTGGTTAATTCGTCCCTCTTCTGGTGATTATACTGCTTTAATCATTAAATATTTAGACCTAGAAGATGGAGTAGACTTCCTTAGAGTTTATGATGGTGCCAGTTCTAGTTCTGCACTTATTGCGGAAATAACGGGTAGTGAAATTCCAGATGAAATTTACTCAACCGGTAGAAGTATGTTCGTTGAATTTACAAGCAGCGACAACGGTACCGCTTCTGGTTTTGCTGCGCACTATCAATCTAGAACAGGAACTTCTATAAAGGAGAATAATCCAAATCTAGATTTCCTTCTTTACCCTAACCCAACAGGGGGTAGCATTACCATAAGTATTCCTGCAAGTGCTGGAAAAATGGATGTAAGAATTACCTCTATCAATGGGAAAACGGTAAAGCAGTTCAACGATATAGACAGTGACTTAAATGTAAACAACCTAGAAACTGGTGTTTACTTTGTTACGGTTAGTACGCAAGGAGCTACGAGCACTAAAAAGCTAATTGTGAAATAG
- a CDS encoding polyphosphate kinase 2 family protein gives MLDSKYLSFDPDLDKDQCKEKIVELHFELCELAHQLHIDKKHGVLVVLQGLDASGKDGIVSRCFSGLSPRFTQVASFKKPTAEEASHDYLWRIHQKIPPRGVIGIFNRSHYEDILVPESYGWIDKKEVENRYKSNIEFEEHLERCNIHTLKFFLNISYNLQGEKLDERKFNPLKRYKHQDSDFETRAKWDDFMKSYNGILKNCNKPYPWINVPADKKWQKDYVVLENIVKLLKKLV, from the coding sequence ATGCTAGATTCGAAGTACCTCTCATTTGATCCAGATTTGGATAAAGACCAATGCAAAGAAAAAATTGTAGAACTACATTTTGAGCTTTGCGAATTGGCACATCAACTGCACATTGATAAAAAACATGGTGTTTTAGTGGTGTTACAAGGTTTGGATGCCAGTGGCAAAGACGGTATTGTAAGCCGTTGTTTCTCCGGGCTTAGTCCGCGATTTACTCAGGTGGCATCTTTTAAAAAACCAACCGCAGAAGAGGCAAGCCACGATTATTTATGGCGTATCCATCAAAAAATACCACCACGTGGAGTTATTGGAATATTTAATCGATCTCACTATGAGGATATTCTTGTCCCAGAAAGTTATGGTTGGATAGATAAAAAGGAGGTGGAAAACCGCTACAAAAGCAATATTGAATTCGAGGAACATTTGGAACGTTGTAATATCCACACCCTGAAATTCTTCCTTAATATTTCGTACAACTTGCAAGGGGAAAAGCTGGATGAAAGAAAGTTTAATCCACTAAAACGATATAAGCACCAAGACTCCGATTTTGAAACCCGAGCTAAATGGGATGACTTTATGAAAAGTTACAACGGTATCCTTAAAAACTGCAATAAACCCTACCCATGGATAAACGTACCTGCCGATAAAAAATGGCAAAAGGATTATGTGGTTTTAGAGAACATCGTGAAACTCCTCAAAAAATTGGTTTAA
- a CDS encoding alpha/beta hydrolase family protein, with amino-acid sequence MRIITLLLLIFSSNFCLKAQYSGTWSGKLSVQGQELPLVFHIVQEGNSCSAKMDSPAQGAKGIPVGECELKEREIQLKLANIGARYTGKFKNGIIEGMFEQSGLKFPLNLKPQVEEEKITRPQDPLQPIGYKEQEVFFTNEKDKTTLAGTVSIPNNCETCPAVILVSGSGAQNRDSEVFNHRPFAVLADHLAKSNIIVLRYDDRGVGKSKGDFSKATTSTFTEDASAAISFIKKYPKVDSNQVGIIGHSEGGLVAIKLASKSEVNFAVLMASPAIPGAQILMGQQLAQIENTSLDAAQKKDLEDFIKGQMDVLLKSKTPVKARANLNSYYKKNFKKLPPATRGMGLEKYAQIQTQALASPWVMEFVKYDPRLDLSQIKIPVLAVNGDKDTQVNAEVNLASIEDGLKAAGNSDYQIEKLNGLNHLFQPAETGSIMEYERIETTLDTEFLNLVSSWIVAKTYGEN; translated from the coding sequence ATGCGCATTATAACTTTACTCCTATTAATATTTAGTTCTAATTTTTGCCTTAAAGCCCAATATAGCGGAACCTGGAGCGGAAAATTAAGTGTTCAGGGACAGGAGCTTCCTTTGGTTTTTCACATTGTACAAGAAGGTAATAGTTGTTCAGCAAAAATGGACAGCCCAGCACAAGGGGCAAAGGGTATTCCGGTTGGAGAGTGTGAGTTAAAGGAGCGTGAAATCCAACTTAAACTGGCAAACATTGGTGCTCGATATACCGGAAAATTCAAAAATGGAATCATTGAAGGGATGTTTGAACAGTCTGGCTTAAAATTTCCTCTAAACCTAAAACCTCAGGTGGAGGAAGAAAAAATAACGAGACCTCAAGACCCCTTGCAACCTATTGGTTACAAAGAACAAGAAGTGTTTTTCACCAATGAAAAGGATAAAACCACTCTGGCTGGTACCGTAAGCATCCCCAATAACTGTGAAACTTGTCCCGCTGTCATTTTAGTATCTGGATCTGGTGCTCAAAACAGAGATTCTGAAGTATTTAACCACAGACCTTTTGCAGTATTGGCGGATCATCTTGCCAAAAGCAATATTATAGTTCTACGCTACGATGACAGAGGCGTTGGGAAGTCGAAGGGTGATTTTTCAAAAGCTACCACAAGCACTTTTACCGAAGACGCCTCAGCAGCAATTTCATTTATAAAGAAATACCCAAAGGTAGACTCTAATCAAGTTGGCATTATTGGCCATAGCGAAGGAGGGTTGGTTGCCATTAAACTTGCATCGAAAAGCGAAGTTAATTTTGCCGTATTAATGGCGAGCCCGGCAATACCAGGGGCGCAAATATTAATGGGACAGCAATTAGCGCAAATAGAAAATACCAGCCTGGATGCCGCACAGAAAAAAGACCTTGAGGATTTTATTAAAGGCCAAATGGATGTGTTGCTAAAAAGCAAAACTCCCGTTAAAGCCAGGGCCAACCTCAACTCGTACTACAAAAAGAATTTCAAAAAACTCCCGCCTGCCACTCGAGGAATGGGATTGGAGAAATATGCACAAATCCAAACACAGGCCTTGGCAAGCCCTTGGGTTATGGAGTTTGTAAAATACGACCCACGATTGGATCTTTCCCAAATAAAAATACCCGTATTAGCTGTTAATGGAGACAAAGACACTCAAGTAAATGCCGAGGTTAATTTAGCTTCTATAGAGGATGGTTTAAAAGCCGCTGGAAATAGTGATTACCAAATAGAAAAATTAAATGGGCTCAATCATCTTTTCCAACCTGCGGAAACAGGATCCATTATGGAATACGAAAGGATAGAAACTACGTTAGATACCGAGTTTCTGAATTTAGTTTCATCATGGATTGTTGCCAAAACCTACGGCGAGAACTAA
- a CDS encoding cadherin repeat domain-containing protein: protein MRILVPILLFIFLASSTFAEDFRYGFDSEKASVPVSQLIEEIDGVKFLFEFTNNGDGGNFYISPNQGANYDAALVATSLSIGSLDPEKIRIEAVEKHPFQLNNLFIKPGGETVVIKGFRDEKEVFAKTINKFSTGEHLNSSGNYIDQLTIESYDMVELVLDEFTGVFQALELEDLKMATTSLVTETVPKLTKQSSAKVVEVYEGLEAGAKLIELKEIASDISWREGKVQLAPSSNNFSSNILLPVFYDNTDLTIRVVDQQYFDCEKYAQQVEFDVHFKNGLQSKTFSIAVELLEVNDQAPIVLADQSCEVEIPQYSESLPNQLTICNLQAEDGDSPISTTGRWSIISGNEFNGFTISKKGNLIVSKILFESTFNSEYNLEIQLSDGQFTSEPVLVKVRISRKEESQPEMKITKWPKKVVEKEKPNGLVSEETTVQEISEAEVKDPESKPKESKSVEEILDEETLEMLSRINF, encoded by the coding sequence ATGAGAATCTTAGTCCCCATACTGCTTTTCATTTTTCTCGCTTCATCGACATTTGCCGAAGATTTTAGGTATGGATTTGATAGTGAGAAGGCATCTGTACCTGTATCTCAGTTAATTGAAGAGATAGACGGGGTGAAATTTTTATTCGAGTTTACTAATAATGGGGATGGGGGAAATTTTTATATCAGTCCCAATCAAGGAGCAAATTACGATGCGGCTTTGGTGGCCACCTCCCTCTCCATTGGAAGTTTAGATCCTGAAAAAATAAGAATAGAAGCGGTAGAAAAGCATCCCTTTCAATTAAATAATCTCTTTATAAAGCCAGGTGGAGAGACGGTTGTTATAAAAGGGTTTCGAGATGAAAAAGAAGTTTTTGCCAAAACGATTAATAAATTTTCCACGGGCGAGCACCTAAATTCCTCAGGTAATTATATAGATCAATTAACCATTGAGTCTTACGATATGGTGGAGTTGGTTCTTGATGAATTTACCGGTGTTTTTCAGGCCTTGGAGCTCGAGGACTTAAAAATGGCTACTACTTCATTGGTAACCGAGACGGTGCCAAAACTCACCAAGCAATCGTCTGCGAAAGTGGTTGAAGTGTATGAAGGTTTAGAGGCCGGAGCCAAGCTTATAGAACTGAAGGAAATTGCCTCGGATATCTCCTGGAGAGAGGGCAAAGTGCAGTTGGCACCATCTTCAAATAATTTTAGTTCTAATATTCTGCTTCCGGTTTTTTACGATAATACAGATCTTACTATACGGGTGGTAGATCAGCAGTATTTCGATTGTGAAAAATATGCCCAGCAGGTTGAATTCGATGTCCATTTTAAAAACGGGCTTCAGAGCAAAACCTTTTCCATTGCAGTAGAGCTTTTAGAGGTTAATGACCAGGCTCCAATTGTATTGGCAGATCAATCTTGTGAAGTAGAAATACCGCAATATTCAGAATCTCTACCCAATCAATTAACCATCTGTAATTTGCAAGCAGAAGATGGGGATAGTCCTATATCCACAACTGGGCGGTGGTCTATTATTTCGGGTAATGAATTTAATGGGTTTACGATAAGCAAAAAGGGCAACTTAATAGTTTCAAAAATACTTTTCGAAAGCACCTTTAATTCAGAGTATAACCTTGAGATTCAGCTTTCTGACGGGCAATTTACAAGTGAACCTGTTTTGGTGAAAGTTAGGATAAGTAGGAAGGAGGAAAGCCAACCTGAAATGAAAATTACCAAATGGCCGAAAAAGGTAGTGGAGAAGGAAAAACCAAATGGGTTGGTGTCTGAAGAAACCACGGTTCAAGAAATTAGTGAGGCAGAGGTAAAGGATCCAGAATCCAAACCGAAGGAGTCTAAATCGGTGGAAGAAATTCTCGATGAGGAAACCCTCGAAATGTTATCGCGAATAAATTTTTAG
- a CDS encoding outer membrane beta-barrel protein yields MKKLLTAVILLASTSAFAQLSQGNLFLTGTAGISNSSGEFDDGTSTTELDNIKNSRFGVGAGYMLSDQFAVIGGFTMTSTVVEDPTDNTESRTKGNSFFVGARRYSSIGNHLYLFGELAVGAFGSQSETETPTATLKGDKVSGFFTTLSPGLTFFPTETHRIALDVTVGSLGYTSRTVTDRSTDPAEESSRNTFDFGIDLTSVTFGIQVFFNAGGNSSN; encoded by the coding sequence ATGAAAAAGCTACTAACAGCAGTAATTTTACTAGCAAGCACAAGTGCTTTTGCCCAGTTAAGTCAAGGTAATTTGTTTTTAACGGGAACTGCAGGAATTTCGAATTCCTCCGGGGAGTTTGATGATGGCACCAGTACAACTGAGTTAGACAACATCAAAAACTCTCGCTTTGGAGTTGGTGCCGGATACATGTTGTCGGATCAATTCGCTGTAATAGGTGGATTTACGATGACTTCAACTGTAGTTGAGGATCCAACTGATAATACAGAAAGTAGAACTAAGGGAAATTCCTTTTTCGTAGGAGCCAGAAGGTACTCTTCTATAGGAAATCACCTTTATTTATTTGGAGAACTTGCTGTAGGAGCGTTTGGGTCTCAATCAGAAACGGAAACTCCAACAGCAACTTTAAAAGGTGATAAAGTATCTGGGTTTTTCACGACACTTTCACCTGGATTAACCTTTTTCCCTACCGAAACTCATCGTATTGCACTCGATGTTACTGTTGGTAGCTTAGGATACACCTCTAGAACGGTTACGGATAGATCAACTGATCCAGCTGAAGAAAGTTCTAGAAATACCTTCGATTTTGGAATAGATCTTACCAGTGTAACTTTTGGAATTCAAGTATTTTTTAATGCAGGAGGAAACTCTAGCAACTAG
- a CDS encoding ATP-grasp domain-containing protein, translated as MKQIAIVTEDRYQEIIEGNPYHENILKEERALQVEFEQQHCLVKRVSWSNPEVDWTQFDLVLIRSTWDYFYRHQEFTNWLQSIDGAARIVNPTETILWNMDKRYLFDLQQLGISIPQTVLLEKGSNRLLKNQIKSFPGEYFILKPTIAGAAKNTFKLSKFQPLSGEIETLLAEEDFLLQEFLDSVESHGEYSLVYINGDLTHCILKKAKAGDFRVQDDFGGSIHLVEPSPELKEFGDKVINLNPKSSLYARVDVCIDNQGNFCLTELELIEPELWFRLNQNAAKKLVAKILA; from the coding sequence ATGAAGCAAATAGCAATAGTTACTGAGGACAGGTACCAAGAAATAATTGAGGGCAATCCATACCACGAAAATATTTTAAAAGAAGAGCGGGCACTTCAGGTTGAATTCGAACAACAACACTGCTTGGTGAAGCGGGTTTCGTGGTCTAACCCCGAGGTTGATTGGACTCAATTTGACCTAGTTCTGATACGTAGCACATGGGATTACTTTTATAGGCATCAAGAATTCACTAATTGGTTGCAAAGTATTGATGGTGCTGCTCGTATCGTAAATCCAACTGAAACAATTTTGTGGAATATGGATAAGCGATACCTATTCGATTTGCAACAACTGGGAATCTCCATTCCGCAGACTGTTTTATTGGAAAAAGGATCTAATCGGTTGCTTAAAAACCAAATAAAATCTTTTCCCGGAGAATATTTTATCCTAAAGCCAACAATTGCAGGAGCAGCTAAGAACACCTTTAAATTATCCAAATTCCAGCCGCTAAGTGGAGAAATTGAAACCCTTTTGGCGGAAGAAGATTTCCTATTACAGGAGTTTTTAGATAGTGTGGAAAGCCACGGGGAATATTCGTTGGTATATATAAATGGAGACCTAACCCATTGCATTTTAAAGAAGGCTAAAGCTGGGGATTTCCGAGTTCAGGATGATTTTGGAGGAAGCATACATTTGGTGGAGCCAAGCCCTGAGCTAAAGGAGTTTGGCGACAAGGTTATTAATCTTAATCCAAAATCCAGCCTCTATGCTCGTGTGGATGTTTGCATTGATAACCAGGGTAATTTCTGTTTAACAGAGTTAGAGTTAATTGAACCGGAACTTTGGTTTCGTTTAAATCAAAATGCGGCTAAAAAATTAGTTGCCAAGATATTGGCATAA
- a CDS encoding outer membrane beta-barrel protein, protein MKKFILLLLLSFPIVCSAQWKVGIGASGLVNRYFYEDESYFESKYDIGYSGNIYLERTFTPVFGVSIEPSYLVKGGKVTYQGVDFKSKTGYASVPVLANLHFLRIFTLAFGPEFSTKLTQEYSTSDPAVAAKEFYNNEFKDYEVSALAGLYFKILPKMDFGLRYSFAITNSGKFRPEDFSSENIKENAAKGKYAQFMLRIIFN, encoded by the coding sequence ATGAAAAAGTTCATTCTTCTCCTTCTTTTGTCTTTTCCAATTGTCTGTTCGGCCCAGTGGAAGGTTGGTATTGGAGCAAGTGGTTTGGTAAATAGATATTTTTACGAAGACGAAAGCTATTTTGAATCTAAATACGATATTGGATATTCGGGTAATATCTATCTAGAGAGAACCTTTACACCTGTTTTTGGTGTGTCAATAGAGCCTAGCTATCTTGTAAAAGGAGGTAAAGTAACATATCAAGGTGTAGATTTTAAAAGCAAAACAGGCTATGCCTCTGTTCCTGTATTGGCTAACCTACATTTTTTAAGAATCTTTACTCTTGCTTTTGGACCAGAATTTAGCACTAAACTTACCCAGGAGTATAGCACCTCAGATCCTGCCGTTGCGGCAAAGGAATTTTACAATAATGAGTTTAAAGATTATGAGGTAAGTGCTTTGGCGGGATTGTATTTTAAGATTTTACCCAAAATGGATTTCGGTTTGCGTTATTCTTTTGCAATTACCAACTCTGGTAAATTCCGACCAGAAGATTTTAGCTCCGAAAACATTAAAGAAAATGCAGCAAAGGGAAAATATGCTCAATTTATGTTGCGCATAATTTTTAACTAA